The following proteins come from a genomic window of Triticum aestivum cultivar Chinese Spring chromosome 6A, IWGSC CS RefSeq v2.1, whole genome shotgun sequence:
- the LOC123128037 gene encoding probable purine permease 11, producing the protein MAGDDGNGNSSAVRGGGGGSGQEEVQIEIAGSSKPAVSLAHEAPPQSAPVKHWQWWLMVVLNMFFLVAGQTSATLLGRFYYNEGGNSKWLSTFVQTAGFPVLFVAQFLFRPKSPSTQATTSGPEASITKITLIYIALGLIIAADDLMYSYGLLYLPVSTYSLVCASQLAFNAVFSYFLNAQKFTPLIFNSVLLLTFSASLLGVDEDSPSSSDISQGNHVLGFVLTLGASATYSLILSLMQVTFEKVIKRETFSVVLNMQIYTAFVATLASLVGLFASGEWKTLEGEMHMFSPGKVSYVMTVLWTAISWQIASVGVVGLIFVVSSLFSNVISTLALPIIPVFAVIFFHDKMDGIKIIAMLIAIWGFISYGYQLYVDDKKSRKTSSSVEENS; encoded by the exons ATGGCCGGCGACGACGGCAACGGCAACAGCAGCGccgtccgcggcggcggcggcgggagcggccAGGAGGAGGTCCAGATAGAAATCGCAG GATCCTCCAAACCCGCAGTTTCCTTGGCCCATGAAGCACCCCCACAAAGCGCTCCGGTTAAGCACTGGCAATGGTGGTTGATGGTGGTACTGAACATGTTCTTCCTTGTGGCTGGTCAGACGTCGGCAACACTCTTAGGGAGATTCTACTACAATGAAGGTGGCAATAGCAAATGGTTGTCCACGTTTGTCCAGACTGCTGGTTTTCCGGTGTTGTTTGTTGCCCAATTTCTTTTCCGTCCAAAGTCACCTTCCACACAAGCAACTACCAGTGGCCCTGAAGCTTCTATCACCAAAATCACTCTGATATACATTGCCTTGGGACTCATCATTGCTGCAGACGACTTGATGTATTCCTACGGTCTATTGTATCTTCCTGTCTCAACTTACTCCCTCGTTTGTGCTAGTCAGCTGGCCTTCAACGCCGTCTTCTCATATTTTCTCAATGCCCAAAAGTTCACCCCTTTGATATTCAACTCGGTACTACTCCTTACATTTTCCGCTTCGCTCCTTGGAGTTGATGAGGATTCTCCGAGCAGTAGTGATATCTCTCAAGGGAATCATgtattgggttttgtgttgacacTGGGAGCATCGGCCACATACTCACTTATTCTGTCTCTCATGCAAGTTACGTTTGAAAAGGTTATTAAGAGGGAGACCTTCTCAGTCGTGCTGAACATGCAGATTTATACGGCATTTGTGGCTACATTGGCTTCTCTTGTTGGGTTGTTTGCAAGTGGTGAATGGAAGACTTTGGAGGGAGAGATGCACATGTTCAGCCCAGGGAAGGTGTCCTATGTAATGACAGTGCTATGGACAGCTATATCATGGCAGATAGCTTCTGTTGGAGTTGTGGGGTTGATCTTTGTGGTTTCATCACTCTTTTCAAATGTGATAAGCACTCTAGCTCTACCCATCATTCCTGTTTTCGCAGTGATTTTCTTTCACGACAAAATGGATGGAATAAAGATTATAGCTATGCTGATAGCCATCTGGGGTTTTATTTCATACGGCTACCAGTTGTATGTTGATGACAAGAAGTCTAGGAAGACTTCATCCAGTGTGGAGGAGAATTCCTAA
- the LOC123128038 gene encoding protein SOB FIVE-LIKE 4 isoform X2: protein MESSHITGDGGEGCNSSESGWTMYLVSPMQSRDDDDGGSRKGSGSDGSNVDDGYGYTYLVRGRKGGKEYQDDGDDNDSLASDASTGPAKVKAQPSSPDGKESQGHRKDGDNDGEKREEDEEEEDRHTRFSTSSRKKAGNKAEKGGEGKSSKKKGSSSRTSFF, encoded by the exons ATGGAATCCTCCCATATCACCGGGGATGGTGGCGAGGGCTGCAACAGCAGCGAGTCTGGGTGGACAATGTACCTGGTCTCCCCCATGCAAAGCCGCGACGACGACGATGGTGGTAGCCGCAAGGGAAGCGGCAGCGATGGAAGCAATGTCGATGATGGTTATGGCTACACTTACCTCGTCCGTGGCAGGAAAGGAGGCAAGGAATACCAGGACGATGGCGATGACAACGACTCCCTTGCCTCCGATGCTTCGACTGGACCAGCCAAGGTCAAGGCGCAGCCCTCGTCgcctgacggcaaagaaagccaaGGCCATCGAAAGGACGGTGACAACGACGGCGAgaagcgggaggaggacgaggaagaagaagacaggcACACCAGGTTCTCGACGAGCTCCCGCAAGAAAGCCGGCAACAAGGCGGAGAAAGGGGGCGAGGGCAAGTCATCCAAGAAGAAGGGAAGCTCCTCAAGGACAAGCTTCTTTTG A
- the LOC123128038 gene encoding protein SOB FIVE-LIKE 4 isoform X1 codes for MESSHITGDGGEGCNSSESGWTMYLVSPMQSRDDDDGGSRKGSGSDGSNVDDGYGYTYLVRGRKGGKEYQDDGDDNDSLASDASTGPAKVKAQPSSPDGKESQGHRKDGDNDGEKREEDEEEEDRHTRFSTSSRKKAGNKAEKGGEGKSSKKKGSSSRTSFFW; via the coding sequence ATGGAATCCTCCCATATCACCGGGGATGGTGGCGAGGGCTGCAACAGCAGCGAGTCTGGGTGGACAATGTACCTGGTCTCCCCCATGCAAAGCCGCGACGACGACGATGGTGGTAGCCGCAAGGGAAGCGGCAGCGATGGAAGCAATGTCGATGATGGTTATGGCTACACTTACCTCGTCCGTGGCAGGAAAGGAGGCAAGGAATACCAGGACGATGGCGATGACAACGACTCCCTTGCCTCCGATGCTTCGACTGGACCAGCCAAGGTCAAGGCGCAGCCCTCGTCgcctgacggcaaagaaagccaaGGCCATCGAAAGGACGGTGACAACGACGGCGAgaagcgggaggaggacgaggaagaagaagacaggcACACCAGGTTCTCGACGAGCTCCCGCAAGAAAGCCGGCAACAAGGCGGAGAAAGGGGGCGAGGGCAAGTCATCCAAGAAGAAGGGAAGCTCCTCAAGGACAAGCTTCTTTTGGTAA